TTTGCATTAAGCGGATATAAAGTCACTAGATTTAACAGTGTAAAAGTCGTTAAAGAAGACAATGACTATTTCGTTTATGTTATTGGATTGGATGAAGAAAATCCATCTGATACTATAGTGGCAAAACTTAAATTTAATGTGGACATGGAAATGGAACTATTTTGGGCGAAAAAATTAGAAAATTGTCAAGGAGAACGGCTTGGAACACATTTTGGCTTTCCCGTAATTGTAGGAAGTACTAGTAAGGGTACACCTGCTTCTAAGAATTTTTACATGGTAAAGATAAGCCCTGAAGGAGAAATAATGTATGAAAAGATATGGGGTGGAGATGGTGTGGACTCAATGTATGGAGTAGCTTTTTATAAAGGCTATATATGCACTGCAGGTATGTCTGATTCTTTCTCAGCCTTAGATAGTGGTATTGTATGGTGCTGGAAAGCCGAGCATACGCTACAAGTTGAGCTACCCTATGAAAAGCTTAAGTGGCTTGTATTCTTCAAAGGTTTTATTTTGCCTGTAGGTGGAGGCTATGGTTCAGGCAGTGCAACTCTTCCCGAGGCTGATTATGCAGTAGTAGTAGATGAGAAGTTCGAAGAGGAAGATACAAGGTGGGTATTTTATAAGTGGAGTGACGGTGTGGAAGAAAGTTCTAGGCAAATCCGGCTTTTTGACGATGTCAGCCTGAAAGCTCTCTACAAGAAACAATATAAGATAACTGTTGAAAGCGAGTATGGAACTGCCACTGGCTCTGGCTGGTACGATGAGGGGGCTGAAGCTACTATATCCGTTTCTCCAATTCAAGTTCAGTTAGAAGATGATAAAGTAGCTGTTTTTAAAGGTTGGCTTAGAAATGGAGAATATGTATCGGGAGAGTCTACTCTAGTAGTAAGCGTGACGGAGCCAGCAACTTACACAGCAGTTTGGGAAGTAAAGACTGTTACTGCTAAAACGTATATAGTTTCTGCTACCAGCCCATATGCCACAGTCTCTGGTACAGGAGTATATGAGGAAGGCGCTACAGCAACCGTCTCCATATCTCCTACTGTAATAGATCATGGCAATAAGACAAGACACGTGTTTAGAGGCTGGATGAAGGATGGAAAATTAGTTTCTACCGATCCTAGCTACTCTTTCGAAGTGACAGAAGATATTCATCTCAAAGCTGTATGGAGGACAGAATATCTAGTAGAAGCCCAAAGTGAGCACGGAGAGGTAAGTGGAGCTGGATGGTATACTAAAGGAGCTACGGCTACTATATCCGTGTCCCCGACAGAAGCTGAAGTTGATGGGAAAACTTTAGTATTTGAAGGCTGGTATCTTGGAGAACAGCTTGCTTCTAAGCAGGCAACTTACAGCTTTGTAGTTGATTCGCCCAAGGCTTTTACCGCCAAGTGGATTACCAAGGAAGTTACGGAAAAGTACACGGTAAGAGTTATAAGCAGATATGGAGAAGTTACAGGTGCTGGAACTTATCCTAAGGGAGCAATAGCGGAGATATCGATTACCCCTACCGTTTACATGGCTGACGAGAAGACTCGTTATGTATTTGCAGGCTGGTATTTCGTAAATGGTACTGTAGTATCTAAAGAACCAACGTTTAAAATTAAAGTAAACAGCAACATAGAAGTATACGCTAAGTGGATTATAGAGTATAAGGTTGATGTCTATAGTGAATATGGAACAGCGAGTGGTGCTGGATGGTATAAGAGTGGTAGCGAAGCTACAATCTCGGTCTCGCCTACAAAAGTAGAGGAGAATGGTGTACAATATGTCTTTAAAGGGTGGATGGACGAAAATGGGAATATCGTATCGGATTCTTCAATTTACACCTTCACAGTTAAGAAACCGTCTTCTTTCACGGCTCAATGGGCTACGCCTAGCGTCATACCGATACCTCTCGATTTCACAACGCTTTTAATAGTTGTTCTAGTGCTTATAATAATCGTACTACTAATAATAATCCTGAAAAAGAAATAACTTCACCTTAAATATTATAATTTTTTATGTTTGAAATGTACTTGCACCTGTCCTAATTGTAGTAGGTTAGCTAAACAAATAGACCGAGGCTGTTCACCCTCAAATTTGATTAATAAGACGTAGAACTTGCCATGTTATAAAATTCGAGGTTCTAAGTGCCTATTGTTGGATTATTCTAGCGGCTTAAGTTAGCTATTTTTATAACTTTTTAATATTTAACATGGGTGATTTCATCAATTTTAAGAAATGGATTGTAGTTAATATAGAAGCTCCTGGAGACGCTAGTTCAATAGCTGATTTTTTGGTGAAGATTTATGATAAGATAGTTTTAAAGTATAGAAATAGAGTAGATAGTTGGCATTTTCTTTGGCGAGATGAACCCTATCCTCGTACTCTTTTAGTTAGATTTTATGGTGAGAGTAGTGTCGTTGATGAGCTTAAGAATTTCAGTGAAAGAGAGCTTAAAGTTTTAAAGTGTAACTTTTGTTTTGGAGCTCACGGTGAATGTTCTGGAGATTATCGTGGAGAAGCGGAGGAATATGGATCTAGGGGATGGGATTATATTATGAGATTGCTTAATCTAGGTTCTGAACTCGCCATAGATATTATAAAAAGGCGTGGTAAGGAAGATGAGGAGTTTAAATTGACTAAGGGCGTCGCTGTTGAGAGATGGATTCACTTGTTTTGTAACCAAATTAATGTTAACGAACCTTTTGTATTGTTTTCGTTGGCTTCTCACAGGTATATAGTGGATTCTATAGAAGACGAGAAAAAGTACTATTTGGTGAGCGGTATGCTGCAGCGGCTTTTTAAAGAATTATATAAAGAGTATTGCAAGTTTCTGGACAGTATCGTGGAGAGTATTAAACAGTCTGAGACATAATCATAGTATAAAAAAGTTTACTGTAGCATTAAGTAAGCTTTACAATTTAAACCACCAGGCGGTAATGATTGGACAACTTTTTTAACTTCGAATTTATAAATTAGGACGCACAAATATGTCTCTTCGGAGCCGGCCATTATTGTAGGCAGTGAGGAAAATGCTTAACTTTAAACTATAATTTTCTGACTTTTGTCAAAATTCTAGCATTGTGAAGATTGTAATCTTAATGTGAATGTTTTTGTAGTTTTCTTATATAAAGAATAATTTCAAAAATGGGATTTACTTTATTATTTTCTCTTGAATTCCTATTTTTTCTATTGTTTTTACGACTGGTATTGAAAGAATTACAGAGATCAATGTTTGGCCGAAGAAGTCTCTTAGGAATGAGAGTAGAGCTGGAGCCCATCCTTTAACGTATACGTTTACTATGAAGTAGGTTAGTGACATGGCTAAACCAGCTGCCAGAGCTAGCGTAACTTGTAGCCATGTTTTCTTTCTAAAGCCGAACCCTGCTATGAATCCTTGCAGGCCGTGGGCTACGACGGTTACGTACCATCTCGGGTATCCGACCACTAGATCTGTTACTAACGGACCTACTATGCCTACCAGCGCTCCTACTCTCGTGCCGAAAAGCAGGGCGGCTATGTATATAGCTGTGTCGCCTATATGCGTATAGCCTCCGGTTGGAGATGGTATGTGAGTGAAGTAGGTTAATACAGCCGATAAGGAAGAAAACATTGCTACTAATGCTATTACTATCGTGTCCTTGATTTTAGCCATAGCGCCCTCGTAGAGTAATGATGAAGGGTAAAATAAAGTATTATTAAAATTTTAATATGCTAATTAAGGGACTGTTGGAGATTTAGCTAATATTTTGATAATTACTGCATGTTTGAGATAGTTTTTACGAGTGCGTTAATGCTTATTGCTTTTGGATGCTTATCCTTTATCTTTTTATCTTCTGTAACGAGCTTTAAGCCATATTTTTCAGCTTTCATATAGCTGAAAAATACTTACTTCTGTGTAAGCCATTTGGAGCCTACATTTAACATAAAATAAATAAGTATGTTAAAATATAGCCATTAGGCAAGCAGAAATTAGAACGGTGATCAGCGAGTGGAGCACAAACCAGAGTTTTTAGTGTTCGCGATTATATCATCGATTATAGCCTTCTCATCTGCGCTTTGGCAGCCTCTCTTACCCTTATATCTGGATTTTAGAGGATTAGAACCTTGGGAAGTTGGAGTATCTGTGAGCTTAATTATGAACCTTAGCTTTATCCTGGCTTTCGTCTCAGGCTATATAGTAGATTTATTCGATTGG
This genomic window from Thermoproteales archaeon contains:
- a CDS encoding InlB B-repeat-containing protein, coding for MKAIRVRPFSLLVLLVLILPSLAPITIASTVTAWSDVWDFDATCYAWSVAYGGENFYVVGSVDYDDGTGEMVVRKYSIDGTLVWSKKYKYYDYARGTRVTYFNGNIFVGGWVKGATDTKDIILLRLDKNGNVVWYRVMASPDSDDFVRGLTIYNNHLYVAIGKIKSGPTYESKVIKFELDGTALGETTENIDSIMDLDEEDGKIYVVGSSGGAASIAVYDENLNLLETMFYFALSGYKVTRFNSVKVVKEDNDYFVYVIGLDEENPSDTIVAKLKFNVDMEMELFWAKKLENCQGERLGTHFGFPVIVGSTSKGTPASKNFYMVKISPEGEIMYEKIWGGDGVDSMYGVAFYKGYICTAGMSDSFSALDSGIVWCWKAEHTLQVELPYEKLKWLVFFKGFILPVGGGYGSGSATLPEADYAVVVDEKFEEEDTRWVFYKWSDGVEESSRQIRLFDDVSLKALYKKQYKITVESEYGTATGSGWYDEGAEATISVSPIQVQLEDDKVAVFKGWLRNGEYVSGESTLVVSVTEPATYTAVWEVKTVTAKTYIVSATSPYATVSGTGVYEEGATATVSISPTVIDHGNKTRHVFRGWMKDGKLVSTDPSYSFEVTEDIHLKAVWRTEYLVEAQSEHGEVSGAGWYTKGATATISVSPTEAEVDGKTLVFEGWYLGEQLASKQATYSFVVDSPKAFTAKWITKEVTEKYTVRVISRYGEVTGAGTYPKGAIAEISITPTVYMADEKTRYVFAGWYFVNGTVVSKEPTFKIKVNSNIEVYAKWIIEYKVDVYSEYGTASGAGWYKSGSEATISVSPTKVEENGVQYVFKGWMDENGNIVSDSSIYTFTVKKPSSFTAQWATPSVIPIPLDFTTLLIVVLVLIIIVLLIIILKKK
- a CDS encoding ECF transporter S component, whose translation is MAKIKDTIVIALVAMFSSLSAVLTYFTHIPSPTGGYTHIGDTAIYIAALLFGTRVGALVGIVGPLVTDLVVGYPRWYVTVVAHGLQGFIAGFGFRKKTWLQVTLALAAGLAMSLTYFIVNVYVKGWAPALLSFLRDFFGQTLISVILSIPVVKTIEKIGIQEKIIK